The Aureispira anguillae genome contains a region encoding:
- a CDS encoding DUF3127 domain-containing protein, translating into MSELKLKGKIIAIMDKQQVTDTFAKREFVIETDEQYPQMVKFELTQAKCDDIDSHKIGEEINVHFNVRGRKWTNKQGEDVYFVSLNAWRLEKEAAAPVSSDAPFPSADAEPPADSFADDLPF; encoded by the coding sequence ATGTCAGAATTAAAACTAAAAGGTAAGATCATTGCGATCATGGACAAGCAGCAAGTAACAGATACTTTTGCTAAACGTGAATTCGTCATTGAAACAGATGAACAATATCCACAAATGGTAAAATTTGAACTAACTCAAGCCAAGTGTGATGATATTGATAGCCATAAAATAGGTGAAGAAATCAATGTTCACTTTAATGTACGTGGTCGTAAATGGACAAATAAGCAAGGTGAAGATGTTTATTTTGTATCGCTAAATGCTTGGCGTTTAGAAAAAGAGGCAGCTGCTCCAGTTAGTTCTGATGCTCCTTTTCCTTCGGCTGATGCAGAACCACCAGCTGATTCTTTTGCTGATGATTTACCTTTTTAA
- a CDS encoding ion transporter: MKKNFAPWRHRLHEIIFEADTKLGKLFDVTLLILIIISIVLVMLQSVADINQIYGSWFEIAEWIITVYFTIEYILRLSCVYRPSKYAFSFFGIIDLLSILPSYLELIFGMTSYFAAVRAMRLIRVFRIFKLAKFLDESNSLMAALRASQAKITVFLTFILMMVVVIGSVMYFVEGGQDSGFTSIPRSIYWAIVTLTTVGYGDIAPTTSVGQLLAAIVMIMGYGVLAVPTGIVSAELVNTDSNSNHTPSTQVCKECLSEGHDADALFCKYCGENL, translated from the coding sequence ATGAAAAAAAACTTTGCCCCTTGGCGCCATCGCTTGCATGAAATCATATTTGAAGCCGATACCAAGCTCGGAAAACTATTTGATGTTACCCTACTAATTTTAATCATCATTAGTATTGTGTTGGTTATGCTACAAAGTGTTGCTGACATCAATCAAATATATGGATCTTGGTTTGAGATCGCAGAATGGATCATTACGGTTTATTTTACGATCGAATACATTTTGCGATTAAGCTGTGTTTATCGCCCTAGTAAATATGCGTTCAGTTTTTTTGGCATTATTGACCTGCTCTCTATCCTTCCTAGTTATTTGGAGCTGATCTTTGGTATGACCAGTTATTTTGCAGCAGTGCGTGCGATGCGACTCATTCGTGTGTTTAGAATTTTTAAGCTAGCCAAGTTTTTGGACGAAAGCAATAGCCTAATGGCAGCCCTGCGAGCAAGTCAAGCCAAAATTACAGTCTTCTTGACCTTTATTCTAATGATGGTTGTTGTGATTGGTTCTGTCATGTATTTTGTAGAAGGTGGGCAAGACTCTGGTTTTACAAGCATTCCCCGTAGTATTTATTGGGCAATTGTTACTCTTACAACTGTAGGTTATGGCGATATTGCTCCCACTACATCTGTGGGGCAGCTTCTCGCAGCAATTGTTATGATTATGGGGTATGGTGTATTGGCCGTGCCTACTGGTATTGTTTCTGCCGAACTCGTTAATACAGATTCTAATAGCAACCACACCCCTTCTACTCAGGTTTGCAAGGAGTGTTTAAGTGAGGGACATGATGCTGATGCTCTATTTTGTAAATACTGTGGTGAAAATCTATAA
- a CDS encoding C40 family peptidase — protein sequence MRLRGIQFIYDNQGKKTSAVVDLRRYGKEFAVFLEELSKKRSSGNRTTTNPVVGDTTAVVGGSGNNSGSAVNARRLKIDALLKTARSYYGVPYRTGGVSHSGMDCSGFTQTSFRAIGLQLPRVSRDQAMIGQAVDKSNLQPGDLVFFATGTPGRINHVGIVTDVSNPAAIRFIHASSSRGIVETSMGINYWVRAYIKGKRIV from the coding sequence ATGCGATTAAGAGGTATACAATTTATTTATGATAATCAAGGAAAAAAAACAAGTGCTGTTGTAGACCTTAGACGTTACGGAAAAGAGTTTGCGGTCTTTTTAGAGGAGTTGTCAAAGAAACGTTCTAGTGGCAATAGGACAACAACCAACCCTGTAGTGGGAGATACCACGGCAGTTGTAGGAGGATCAGGCAATAATAGTGGTAGTGCCGTTAATGCGAGAAGACTAAAAATAGATGCCTTGCTCAAAACAGCTCGATCTTATTATGGTGTGCCTTATCGTACTGGCGGCGTTTCGCATAGTGGGATGGATTGCTCTGGTTTTACACAAACTAGTTTTAGAGCAATAGGGCTGCAACTTCCTAGAGTTTCTAGAGATCAGGCTATGATTGGGCAGGCTGTTGATAAATCAAATTTACAACCTGGAGATTTGGTGTTTTTTGCAACAGGAACCCCTGGTCGAATTAACCATGTAGGCATTGTAACCGATGTAAGTAACCCTGCTGCTATTCGATTTATTCATGCTTCTAGTAGTCGAGGAATTGTAGAAACATCTATGGGGATCAACTATTGGGTACGAGCTTATATTAAAGGGAAACGCATCGTTTAA
- a CDS encoding WG repeat-containing protein has product MLPIIRLNVFLNKNSRIYHRLIILHLFCLSSLGVLGQNESPLTIALNKDCRFGVVNKDSEEILPFNYTKIETIPIGNDYLITAKDKTKFSYYLYQNQKLIPLNYPEVEKLNDRTLKVGDIGEYGAINTAGKGILLMNYYHIEPAGTTAMITQNANGYGVVDLDGQPILTNQYEQLNYWTMGGFWAYKNGLYQLFGAEGQTINDAIYDAIKIPKADFSVCGVRKEGKWAVITANNEVVVAFDYQGVQILNAGIIAVQDAAAKWQLMDLKGTKITDQLFDAVKPLADNRHLLVRLGAKKGIINQEGKLILPLNTVDIEYLGNNWVAIKREKEVRIFDLEQQQFLNDSFDAVHGAKRGQDWEGVLVQQARQWKWLAFKMATLSTHSYVNVSPMPSGEILVEGKDRELGVLNSKGTLILPMVYQAISPENGFFKVKKEGTDWFFVNKQNTIINCPLF; this is encoded by the coding sequence ATGTTGCCTATCATTAGATTGAATGTCTTTTTGAATAAAAATAGTCGCATTTATCATCGCCTAATAATTTTGCATTTGTTTTGCCTTTCTTCGCTAGGAGTATTGGGACAAAATGAATCCCCCTTAACAATAGCCTTGAATAAAGATTGTCGTTTTGGTGTTGTTAATAAGGACTCCGAGGAAATTTTGCCCTTTAACTATACTAAAATTGAGACCATTCCTATTGGAAATGATTACTTAATTACCGCCAAGGATAAGACAAAATTTAGCTATTATTTATACCAAAATCAAAAACTTATTCCGTTAAATTACCCTGAGGTTGAAAAGTTAAATGATCGAACGTTGAAAGTTGGAGACATAGGAGAATATGGAGCAATTAATACTGCTGGTAAGGGGATTTTGTTGATGAATTATTACCACATAGAACCAGCAGGTACTACCGCTATGATTACCCAAAATGCCAATGGTTATGGAGTCGTAGATTTAGACGGACAGCCTATTCTTACCAATCAATATGAGCAGCTTAATTATTGGACAATGGGAGGCTTTTGGGCTTATAAAAATGGGCTTTACCAGTTGTTTGGGGCTGAAGGTCAAACTATAAATGATGCAATATATGATGCGATAAAAATTCCAAAAGCTGACTTTTCGGTTTGTGGTGTGAGGAAAGAAGGTAAATGGGCGGTTATAACAGCAAATAATGAGGTGGTGGTAGCCTTTGATTATCAGGGGGTACAAATTTTGAATGCAGGGATCATTGCCGTTCAGGATGCTGCTGCTAAGTGGCAATTGATGGATCTGAAGGGAACAAAAATTACAGATCAATTATTTGATGCTGTTAAACCATTAGCCGATAATCGCCATTTGTTGGTTAGGCTTGGTGCTAAAAAGGGAATTATAAATCAAGAAGGAAAATTAATTTTGCCGTTGAATACGGTTGATATAGAGTATCTTGGAAACAATTGGGTTGCTATAAAAAGAGAAAAAGAAGTAAGAATTTTTGATTTAGAACAACAGCAATTTTTAAATGATAGTTTTGACGCTGTTCATGGAGCCAAGAGGGGACAAGATTGGGAGGGAGTATTGGTACAACAGGCTAGACAATGGAAATGGTTGGCATTCAAAATGGCTACCTTATCTACTCATTCCTATGTAAATGTTAGCCCAATGCCTTCTGGAGAGATTTTAGTAGAGGGAAAAGATCGAGAACTAGGCGTTTTAAATTCAAAGGGGACGCTAATACTTCCAATGGTTTATCAAGCTATTAGCCCCGAAAATGGCTTTTTTAAAGTCAAAAAAGAAGGAACAGATTGGTTCTTTGTCAACAAGCAAAATACAATCATAAATTGCCCTCTTTTTTGA
- a CDS encoding ferritin, with protein sequence MLSEKTLEALNKQIALEGNASASYLAMASWCEREGLNGCATFFYDQSAEERMHMMKIIHYINEMDGHAIISAQDQPKGEYDSVQELFKAVYAQEKAVTSAIYKLLSISDEENDHSTTLFLQWYVAEQREEEAQIRTILDKIKLIGTGGQSLYFIDQEVDKINQQRGQEEAAAGEEGLI encoded by the coding sequence ATGTTAAGCGAAAAAACACTCGAAGCATTAAATAAGCAAATTGCACTAGAAGGAAATGCTTCTGCATCTTATCTTGCGATGGCATCTTGGTGCGAGCGAGAAGGACTAAATGGCTGTGCTACTTTCTTTTACGATCAATCTGCTGAGGAGAGAATGCACATGATGAAAATTATTCATTATATCAATGAGATGGATGGTCATGCCATCATTTCTGCACAAGACCAGCCCAAAGGCGAGTATGATTCTGTTCAAGAATTATTTAAGGCGGTCTATGCACAAGAAAAAGCAGTTACTAGCGCTATCTATAAATTGTTGTCAATTAGTGATGAAGAGAACGACCACTCTACAACCCTCTTTTTGCAGTGGTATGTAGCAGAACAACGTGAAGAAGAAGCGCAAATCCGTACCATTCTTGACAAAATCAAACTAATTGGTACAGGAGGGCAAAGCTTGTATTTTATCGACCAAGAAGTTGATAAAATCAACCAACAACGTGGACAAGAAGAGGCTGCGGCTGGCGAAGAAGGGCTTATTTAG
- a CDS encoding YicC/YloC family endoribonuclease gives MLYSMTGFGRAEKTTPSQRIVVEIKSINSKSFDLRTRISSQYQSKEIELRKLINSNLIRGKVDLTLTVENTLENDHAINKQAFDNYYEDLMKIANKHNISNGDLLYTVTRLPGVIVQNNDAVDENAWEVILEVIEEALAALNHYRADEGSATFDDILSHIRQIETLLTKVDPAEEERIEKIKTRLLSSLEQLQVKGRVDENRLEQEMIYYLDKFDLNEEKVRLQQHCSYFVDELEKKTPSKGKKLNFILQEIGREINTLGSKANSAVIQRLVIQMKNEADKIKEQLSNIL, from the coding sequence ATGTTGTATTCCATGACGGGTTTTGGACGTGCTGAAAAAACCACACCTTCTCAACGCATAGTTGTTGAAATAAAGAGCATTAATAGTAAAAGTTTTGATTTGCGTACAAGAATATCTAGTCAGTATCAAAGCAAAGAAATTGAACTAAGAAAGTTAATCAATAGCAACTTGATACGGGGTAAAGTAGACCTTACGTTAACCGTTGAAAACACCCTAGAAAATGACCATGCCATCAACAAACAAGCCTTTGATAATTATTACGAAGATCTAATGAAAATTGCCAATAAGCACAACATCAGCAATGGCGATTTGCTCTATACCGTTACTCGCCTGCCTGGTGTAATCGTTCAAAACAACGATGCTGTTGACGAAAATGCTTGGGAAGTTATTCTAGAAGTCATTGAAGAAGCATTAGCCGCTCTTAATCATTATAGAGCAGATGAAGGCAGTGCAACCTTTGACGATATTCTGTCCCATATTAGGCAAATAGAAACCTTGTTAACCAAAGTAGATCCAGCAGAAGAAGAGCGAATTGAAAAAATTAAGACACGTCTTCTTTCTAGTTTGGAACAATTACAGGTAAAAGGTAGAGTGGATGAAAATCGCTTAGAGCAAGAGATGATTTATTATCTTGATAAATTTGATTTGAACGAAGAGAAAGTTCGCCTTCAGCAACATTGCTCCTATTTTGTAGATGAACTCGAAAAGAAAACGCCATCCAAAGGCAAAAAGCTCAATTTTATTCTACAAGAAATTGGTCGAGAAATTAATACCCTAGGATCTAAAGCTAATTCAGCAGTCATACAACGTTTGGTCATCCAAATGAAAAATGAAGCAGATAAAATCAAAGAGCAATTGTCAAATATTTTGTAA
- the dnaG gene encoding DNA primase: MITQKTIQTIFETVKVEDVVGDFVKLTRRGVNYIGLCPFHNEKTPSFTVSPAKNIYKCFGCGEGGNAVNFIMDLEQLSYPEALRSLAKKYNIPIEEDELTAEQTAQLQLSDSLYVVNQFAKEHFQNQLFNTDYGKSVGLSYFKQRGFREETIKKFGLGFANGGANDLLQQGLHKGYEEAVLEKAGLTKNKRDFFRNRVQFPIHNVSGKVIGFGGRILTSNKKAPKYLNTPESDIYNKRKTLYGIYFARKAIVKMNECYMVEGYTDVISLHQAGIENIVASSGTSLTADQVRLVKRYAPNMTILYDGDKAGIKAALRGLDIVIEQDMNVKVVLLPEGEDPDSYLKKVGTTAFKEFIDREANDFILFKSNLLLKDAEHDPIKKSEVIKDIVGSIAKIPDALKRSVYVKECAQLMEMSEQLLHTEINKRIQSKAKKDYQQEQRKQVAQKKRASSSEFFDPYADMPPEEGMEAVPDYPQSQPKTNATGELAPRKKANEEFQELDIVRILINFGDRKLDENTSVAEFILLDMLDMIEEFDHATCTKVVHEYLTKLQANETVSTSYFTNHQDPAVAKLAVDLVASMQEHGFSEGWERLNVFLNTQELPEINHVADAKSSILRFKFKKIERLIRKNQLSLKEAQVAKNDTDMLICLKVNQKLLDIKKDLAKQMNTVVLR, translated from the coding sequence ATGATAACACAAAAAACAATCCAAACTATATTTGAAACTGTTAAAGTTGAAGATGTAGTTGGCGATTTTGTCAAATTAACACGTCGAGGAGTTAATTATATTGGTCTCTGTCCTTTTCATAATGAGAAAACGCCTTCTTTTACGGTTTCTCCTGCAAAAAACATTTATAAGTGTTTTGGTTGTGGGGAGGGGGGCAATGCTGTTAACTTTATTATGGATTTGGAGCAATTGTCCTATCCTGAGGCTTTGCGGAGTCTGGCCAAAAAATATAACATTCCAATCGAAGAAGATGAGTTGACCGCAGAGCAGACAGCGCAGCTTCAACTTTCGGATAGTTTATATGTTGTGAATCAATTTGCAAAAGAGCATTTCCAAAATCAACTATTTAATACAGATTATGGAAAAAGTGTTGGACTGAGTTATTTTAAACAACGTGGGTTTAGAGAAGAAACCATCAAAAAATTTGGTTTGGGCTTTGCCAATGGAGGAGCTAATGATTTGTTGCAACAAGGTCTCCACAAAGGTTATGAAGAAGCGGTACTTGAAAAAGCAGGTTTAACAAAAAATAAACGAGACTTTTTTAGGAATCGAGTCCAATTTCCCATACACAATGTCTCTGGAAAAGTAATTGGCTTTGGAGGGCGAATTTTGACTAGCAATAAGAAAGCCCCTAAATATCTAAATACACCAGAATCTGATATTTATAACAAGCGAAAAACGCTCTATGGAATTTATTTTGCCCGTAAGGCCATTGTAAAGATGAATGAGTGTTATATGGTAGAGGGCTATACCGACGTTATTTCTTTGCATCAAGCTGGTATTGAGAATATTGTCGCTTCTTCTGGAACTTCTCTAACTGCTGATCAAGTACGTTTAGTCAAGCGTTATGCGCCTAATATGACGATTCTATACGATGGGGATAAGGCGGGGATTAAGGCAGCTTTGAGAGGCTTGGATATTGTGATTGAACAAGATATGAATGTCAAGGTAGTGTTATTGCCTGAGGGAGAAGACCCTGATTCTTATCTTAAAAAGGTGGGGACAACAGCATTTAAGGAGTTTATCGATCGAGAGGCAAATGACTTTATTTTGTTTAAAAGCAACTTATTGTTAAAGGATGCAGAGCATGATCCAATCAAAAAGTCAGAGGTGATAAAGGATATTGTTGGTTCTATTGCTAAAATACCAGATGCCCTCAAACGTTCTGTTTATGTCAAAGAGTGCGCTCAGTTAATGGAAATGAGCGAACAATTGTTGCATACAGAAATCAATAAAAGAATCCAATCTAAAGCAAAAAAAGACTACCAACAAGAGCAACGAAAACAGGTGGCTCAGAAAAAAAGAGCTTCTTCTTCGGAGTTTTTTGATCCTTATGCAGATATGCCTCCAGAAGAAGGAATGGAGGCGGTACCAGATTATCCCCAATCCCAACCTAAAACCAATGCAACGGGTGAACTTGCACCTAGAAAAAAAGCAAATGAAGAATTTCAAGAGCTGGATATCGTTCGTATTCTGATTAATTTTGGCGATCGAAAATTGGATGAAAATACTTCTGTTGCAGAATTTATTTTGTTGGATATGTTGGATATGATTGAGGAGTTTGATCATGCAACTTGCACTAAGGTTGTACACGAATACTTAACCAAGTTACAAGCCAATGAAACCGTCTCAACAAGCTATTTTACCAATCATCAAGATCCTGCAGTTGCAAAGTTAGCGGTTGATCTTGTCGCTAGTATGCAGGAACATGGTTTCTCAGAAGGTTGGGAGCGACTTAATGTCTTTTTGAATACACAAGAGTTGCCAGAAATTAACCATGTTGCAGATGCTAAGAGTAGTATTTTAAGGTTTAAGTTTAAAAAAATAGAGCGGCTAATTCGAAAAAATCAATTGTCGTTAAAGGAAGCTCAAGTGGCTAAAAACGATACGGATATGCTGATTTGTCTAAAGGTCAACCAAAAGTTACTAGACATTAAGAAAGATTTAGCAAAACAGATGAATACAGTGGTTTTGCGATAG